Proteins co-encoded in one Eschrichtius robustus isolate mEscRob2 chromosome 8, mEscRob2.pri, whole genome shotgun sequence genomic window:
- the LOC137768289 gene encoding whey acidic protein-like: MRCLASLALTLLALKAALALAPALTLPGQAVCPELSSSEEDSCTISCVNDENCPQGTKCCARSPCSRSCVVPLIVPVPKAGRCPRVQAPQAPPAPKLCLERNECSRDDQCMENQKCCFSSCARRCMVPTTEDSLQ, encoded by the exons ATGCGCTGTCTTGCCAGCCTGGCCCTGACCCTGCTTGCCCTGAAGGCTGCCCTCGCGCTGGCCCCGGCCCTCACCTTGCCAG GGCAGGCCGTGTGCCCAGAGCTCAGCTCCTCCGAGGAGGATTCCTGCACAATCTCCTGTGTCAACGATGAGAACTGTCCCCAAGGCACCAAGTGCTGCGCCAGGAGCCCCTGCAGCCGATCCTGTGTGGTGCCCCTCATAG TGCCTGTTCCAAAGGCTGGCCGCTGTCCCCGGGTGCAGGCCCCGCAGGCCCCGCCGGCCCCTAAGCTCTGCTTAGAGAGAAACGAGTGCTCCAGGGATGACCAATGTATGGAGAACCAGAAGTGCTGCTTCAGCTCGTGTGCCAGGAGGTGTATGGTCCCCACCACAG AGGACTCTCTCCAGTGA